In Oryza sativa Japonica Group chromosome 3, ASM3414082v1, one DNA window encodes the following:
- the LOC4332145 gene encoding probable inactive poly [ADP-ribose] polymerase SRO2 — MDFSGDVKPAIHRPSVAAARGGGNGGAIPLLRGWQAFRRSGAPARLLCFEGGAWADVAGEVVGLLRRAFMEGKAVCEAACGGRVFLFDFMRMVRIDEATAEEAALGWIDDRGACFFPAPEGGRKRKRERDEAGSEVKGEDRRRRQPAAEEEDGDEASSGVEERSGESRPEADEPDRKKARGTLWGKAVRLDEADKFYKVVEKLFVSRMAPVAAARGVAITAVHKVAQGPRARAFHLQGQLLAAARGVGDGSNAKFAWYGAPAADVAAAVEHGFGRTNGQFLGGRAHGDGVHLSPPQYPHASAMLTKPDENGEAHIVLCRVLMGRPEAVPASSPQFHPSSDEYDSAVDNLENPRWYVVWSTDMNTRILPEYVVSFRWPNLPQMEGSSGLGSKLKKPSPAATRDMFPMLLTEIQRFVPSPKLQTLQRTYNCFKRGQMKKDQFIRFLRSHIGDNVLTTVAKKLRGY, encoded by the exons ATGGACTTCTCCGGCGACGTCAAGCCGGCGATCCACCGGCCCTCTGTCGCGGCGGCACGCGGGGGAGGGAACGGTGGGGCGATCCCGCTCCTGCGTGGGTGGCAGGCGTTCCGGAGGagcggcgcgccggcgaggctcCTCTGCTTCGAGGGCGGCGCGTGGGCGGACGTCGCGGGCGAGGTGGTGGGGCTGCTGCGGCGGGCGTTCATGGAGGGGAAGGCCGTTTGCGAGGCCGCCTGCGGTGGGAGGGTGTTCCTGTTCGACTTCATGCGGATGGTTCGGATCGATGAGGCcaccgccgaggaggccgcgcTGGGGTGGATCGACGACCGCGGCGCGTGCTTCTTCCCGGCTCCCGAGggcgggaggaagaggaagagggagagggacgAGGCGGGGTCGGAGGTGAAGGGGgaggatcggcggcggcggcagccggcggcggaggaggaggacggggacGAGGCGTCGTCCGGCGTGGAGGAGCGGTCCGGGGAGAGCCGCCCCGAGGCGGATGAGCCCGACAGGAAGAAGGCGCGCGGGACGTTGTGGGGGAAGGCGGTGAGGCTGGACGAGGCGGACAAGTTCTACAAGGTGGTGGAGAAGCTCTTCGTCAGCCGGATGGCTCCCGTGGCGGCGGCCCGCGGCGTGGCGATCACGGCGGTGCACAAGGTCGCGCAGGGGCCCCGGGCAAGAGCCTTCCATCTGCAGGGACAGCTCCTTGCCGCTGctcgcggcgtcggcgatggcAGCAACGCCAAGTTCGCGTGGtacggcgcgccggcggcggatgtggccgcggcggtggagcaCGGCTTCGGGAGGACGAACGGGCAGTTTCTCGGCGGGCGCGCACACGGCGACGGCGTTCACCTTTCGCCGCCGCAGTACCCTCACGCTAG TGCGATGCTGACCAAGCCAGACGAGAATGGCGAGGCACACATCGTGCTGTGCCGCGTCCTGATGGGCCGTCCAGAGGCCGTCCCTGCCAGCTCACCCCAATTCCACCCCAGCAGCGACGAATACGACAGCGCCGTCGACAACCTTGAGAATCCGCGGTGGTACGTTGTATGGAGCACAGACATGAACACCAGGATCCTCCCAGAGTACGTGGTCAGCTTCAGGTGGCCCAACCTGCCGCAGATGGAAG GATCATCGGGGTTGGGATCGAAGCTGAAGAAGCCATCACCAGCAGCTACTCGCGACATGTTCCCTATGCTTCTGACGGAGATCCAGCGGTTCGTTCCATCCCCGAAGCTGCAGACTTTGCAGAGGACGTACAACTGCTTCAAG AGAGGACAGATGAAGAAGGACCAGTTCATCCGGTTCTTGCGCTCCCACATCGGCGACAATGTGTTGACCACCGTGGCCAAGAAACTCCGAGGGTACTAG
- the LOC4332146 gene encoding inositol-tetrakisphosphate 1-kinase 2 isoform X1, whose amino-acid sequence MRLHGEVSFDEDEEEVVMVPAAALSSSPLNGGAVPVTRLVVGYALTKKKVKSFLQPNLLLLARKKGINLVAIDDTRPLAEQGPFDVILHKITSKEWQQVLEDYHEEHPEVTVLDPPNAINHLNNRQSMLAEVSDLNLSSFYGEVCTPRQLVIMRDPSSIPTAVAMAGLTLPLVAKPLVVDGTSKSHELSLAYDEASLSMLDPPLVLQEFVNHGGILFKVYIIGETIQVVRRFSLPDVNTYDLLNNVGVYRFPRVSCAAASADHADLDPHISELPPRPLLEKLGKELRGRLGLRLFNIDMIRELGTKDRYYIIDINYFPEFVRPDFIPA is encoded by the exons ATGCGGCTGCACGGGGAGGTTTCCTTcgatgaggacgaggaggaaGTGGTGAtggttccggcggcggcgctgtcgtcgtcgccgctcaacGGCGGGGCCGTTCCGGTGACGAGGCTCGTGGTGGGGTACGCCCTCACCAAGAAGAAGGTGAAGAGCTTCCTTCAGCCCAATCTGCTGTTGCTGGCGAG GAAGAAGGGAATTAATCTTGTAGCAATTGATGACACTCGCCCGCTTGCAGAACAAGGCCCATTTGATGTTATCTTGCACAAG ATTACTAGCAAGGAATGGCAACAGGTTCTGGAG GATTATCATGAGGAACATCCAGAGGTTACTGTCCTTGACCCACCAAATGCCATCAATCATCTGAATAATCGGCAATCTATGCTTGCAGAAGTATCTGATTTGAACTTATCCAGTTTCTATG GAGAAGTTTGCACTCCACGCCAACTGGTCATTATGAGAGATCCATCCTCTATACCAACCGCAGTTGCCATGGCTGGACTAACCTTGCCCTTGG TTGCGAAGCCATTGGTTGTTGATGGAACATCTAAATCCCACGAACTATCTCTTGCATATGATGAGGCATCCTTATCAATGCTTGATCCTCCTCTGGTCCTCCAGGAATTTGTGAACCATG GTGGGATCCTCTTTAAGGTGTACATCATTGGTGAAACTATACAAGTTGTACGGAGGTTTTCTCTTCCTGATGTTAACACTTATGACTTATTAAACAATGTTGGCGTCTATCGATTTCCAAGAGTTTCATGTGCTGCAGCTAGTGCAGACCATGCAGACCTCGATCCTCATATCTCAG AACTTCCTCCAAGACCACTCCTAGAGAAACTGGGAAAAGAGCTTCGTGGAAGACTG GGTTTAAGATTGTTCAACATAGATATGATCAGAGAACTTGGAACCAAAGATCGGTACTATATAATTGACATCAACTACTTCCCAG AATTTGTTAGGCCTGATTTTATTCCAGCCTAA
- the LOC4332146 gene encoding inositol-tetrakisphosphate 1-kinase 2, translated as MRLHGEVSFDEDEEEVVMVPAAALSSSPLNGGAVPVTRLVVGYALTKKKVKSFLQPNLLLLARKKGINLVAIDDTRPLAEQGPFDVILHKITSKEWQQVLEDYHEEHPEVTVLDPPNAINHLNNRQSMLAEVSDLNLSSFYGEVCTPRQLVIMRDPSSIPTAVAMAGLTLPLVAKPLVVDGTSKSHELSLAYDEASLSMLDPPLVLQEFVNHGGILFKVYIIGETIQVVRRFSLPDVNTYDLLNNVGVYRFPRVSCAAASADHADLDPHISELPPRPLLEKLGKELRGRLGLRLFNIDMIRELGTKDRYYIIDINYFPGFGKMPGYEHIFTDFLLNLAQSKYKKCLSGG; from the exons ATGCGGCTGCACGGGGAGGTTTCCTTcgatgaggacgaggaggaaGTGGTGAtggttccggcggcggcgctgtcgtcgtcgccgctcaacGGCGGGGCCGTTCCGGTGACGAGGCTCGTGGTGGGGTACGCCCTCACCAAGAAGAAGGTGAAGAGCTTCCTTCAGCCCAATCTGCTGTTGCTGGCGAG GAAGAAGGGAATTAATCTTGTAGCAATTGATGACACTCGCCCGCTTGCAGAACAAGGCCCATTTGATGTTATCTTGCACAAG ATTACTAGCAAGGAATGGCAACAGGTTCTGGAG GATTATCATGAGGAACATCCAGAGGTTACTGTCCTTGACCCACCAAATGCCATCAATCATCTGAATAATCGGCAATCTATGCTTGCAGAAGTATCTGATTTGAACTTATCCAGTTTCTATG GAGAAGTTTGCACTCCACGCCAACTGGTCATTATGAGAGATCCATCCTCTATACCAACCGCAGTTGCCATGGCTGGACTAACCTTGCCCTTGG TTGCGAAGCCATTGGTTGTTGATGGAACATCTAAATCCCACGAACTATCTCTTGCATATGATGAGGCATCCTTATCAATGCTTGATCCTCCTCTGGTCCTCCAGGAATTTGTGAACCATG GTGGGATCCTCTTTAAGGTGTACATCATTGGTGAAACTATACAAGTTGTACGGAGGTTTTCTCTTCCTGATGTTAACACTTATGACTTATTAAACAATGTTGGCGTCTATCGATTTCCAAGAGTTTCATGTGCTGCAGCTAGTGCAGACCATGCAGACCTCGATCCTCATATCTCAG AACTTCCTCCAAGACCACTCCTAGAGAAACTGGGAAAAGAGCTTCGTGGAAGACTG GGTTTAAGATTGTTCAACATAGATATGATCAGAGAACTTGGAACCAAAGATCGGTACTATATAATTGACATCAACTACTTCCCAG GGTTCGGGAAAATGCCAGGTTATGAGCACATATTCACCGATTTCTTGCTGAATCTTGCGCAAAGCAAGTACAAGAAGTGCTTAAGCGGCGGCTGA
- the LOC4332146 gene encoding inositol-tetrakisphosphate 1-kinase 2 isoform X2: protein MLAEVSDLNLSSFYGEVCTPRQLVIMRDPSSIPTAVAMAGLTLPLVAKPLVVDGTSKSHELSLAYDEASLSMLDPPLVLQEFVNHGGILFKVYIIGETIQVVRRFSLPDVNTYDLLNNVGVYRFPRVSCAAASADHADLDPHISELPPRPLLEKLGKELRGRLGLRLFNIDMIRELGTKDRYYIIDINYFPGFGKMPGYEHIFTDFLLNLAQSKYKKCLSGG from the exons ATGCTTGCAGAAGTATCTGATTTGAACTTATCCAGTTTCTATG GAGAAGTTTGCACTCCACGCCAACTGGTCATTATGAGAGATCCATCCTCTATACCAACCGCAGTTGCCATGGCTGGACTAACCTTGCCCTTGG TTGCGAAGCCATTGGTTGTTGATGGAACATCTAAATCCCACGAACTATCTCTTGCATATGATGAGGCATCCTTATCAATGCTTGATCCTCCTCTGGTCCTCCAGGAATTTGTGAACCATG GTGGGATCCTCTTTAAGGTGTACATCATTGGTGAAACTATACAAGTTGTACGGAGGTTTTCTCTTCCTGATGTTAACACTTATGACTTATTAAACAATGTTGGCGTCTATCGATTTCCAAGAGTTTCATGTGCTGCAGCTAGTGCAGACCATGCAGACCTCGATCCTCATATCTCAG AACTTCCTCCAAGACCACTCCTAGAGAAACTGGGAAAAGAGCTTCGTGGAAGACTG GGTTTAAGATTGTTCAACATAGATATGATCAGAGAACTTGGAACCAAAGATCGGTACTATATAATTGACATCAACTACTTCCCAG GGTTCGGGAAAATGCCAGGTTATGAGCACATATTCACCGATTTCTTGCTGAATCTTGCGCAAAGCAAGTACAAGAAGTGCTTAAGCGGCGGCTGA